The segment TTCAGATTTCAGGGGTTACATACATAACCTAAAACTGTtttgatttttcaattttatttcaaaataataattgtttgtaGTAAAAATTTGAGTTTTAATAGTGACTTTGGAAAACATATGTGTTTTCTATGTAAGTTATCTTTAAACCATTGAATTAAAGTGAGTAGTAGATCAGTTCTTCATACACAAACGTTATCTTGTTTTATGATTTTTGAGCCCCTTTTTGGCATGATAATTCacagaaatataatttttgtagcAATCTCATGCCTACATTTTCCCGTAAATTTCAGAGTTTAATAGATAACGGTTTTCTTTATAGTACAATTTTGTCAAAAAAGTGAACATGGTTGTTACTGCAGTCTACTCCTACTAACAAAATACAGttctaaatttttgtttttgtaagttATATAAATATCTCAACAAGTAGTCTTCTGTATGCCTCAAACCTGAAGCCCCTAATGATCAATGCAAAGTCTTAATGGtctattttttgttgtattttttatctatgtaatgaaaacattttattgCCAATATTGTTgaaattataatgattttaatttttaatgaagattgtattaaaagaaacctttttttttctctattctttcttattttaactgatttttaaattatattttaggatGTGGACTTTAAACACTTATTAGCTACTCCCTAACATGTCATATTTGAAGGTGCTTCACTGCACTCTATGCATCAAACAGGGTGCTCTTAATCTTTCTAACAAATCAGTACTGTTGAAAATCggagtaagtatttatttagtaatcatatttaaattttaataaaatagaaaaaaatgtttataaattatttattatcctacttaatattacaaacacgaaagtttgaatggatgtttgcttggatgtttgtaacactgcaactactgaactgatttggctgaaatttggtatggaaatagattttaccctggattaacacataggctacttttcttcttggaataatccatggttctgtgggatttgtgaaaaactaaatttcatgcaGACGAAGTTACAGGCTTTCGCTTGTTATACAATAAGTAATTATATGTATCATTATAATGGTTATCCATTTTTAGAACAAACCAGCACTACATCATTTGATAAAAATTTCTACATCATGCCACCTTAATGCTAATCCACCATTGACATCTCAAAGTACTACAGCAAAggcgaaaaataaaaaagtacctGAAGACACAAGAATATGGAAAGAAACACCAACTCaagatgtaaaaaataatttagttcaaTATAGCATGATGCTGTCCAAGTTTCGACTGACATGTAAGTAATTATATCTGTAAATAAGACATTCCCTATGCTGATATTAAAGATGAAAAGTTTGGTTAATTTCTTTGGTTCAACACATAAtctcaaattttaaaaataagtaattttgggTTAGATAATAAATTTGTTGAGGAAGGCTATCATACTACCAGCAATAGGAGCAGGGATCGAACAAACTAAATTTATATGAATTAATGTAATCATTGCAGCTCTAGTAGTGATGACATCAATGGCTGGATATGCTCTTGCACCAGCACCATTTGATTTGACCACATTTGCTATATGTTCTGTGGGCACAGGACTTGTTAGTTCTGCAGCAAACTCCATTAACCAGTTTCATGAAATGCCATTTGATGCACAGATGTCACGGACTAAGAACAGAGTACTTGTGAAAGGGCTATTAGAGTAAGTATGACATGATACTGATGTAATTAATACAAtctacatatttaatatttatagaattaagagatattttaaatgtttttttttctgaaagacTGCATAATTCTTATAATATCAGTactaatatataacatatatataaaagTTTCTGCGTGAATGTTTGTATGTAGTGTATattatatgtttgttactccttcactctgaaactactgaaccaatttggcgaAATTATCCTAAATTTTCATAAACTTGTCTGTTTCAGACCATCTCATGCTATAGGGTTTGCAGCAGCAACCAGTGTCACAGGACTTAGCATGTTATACTTTGGAGTGAACCCTCTAACAGCTGCGCTGGGTGCTGGCAACCTTATTCTGTATACGTCCATATATACACCACTTAAGAGATTATCTATTGTTAATACCTGGTTGGGAtctataggtaattattattttgtaagtaaattaGACAGTTATTGTTAATGAAACAGGCCTTACGAGTAAATctgttaaaatagtttttaaggTTCTGTAGTTTAGCTCAGAGACTGTTAGTACTAGTATTCTTTCAAAGATATGAGGAccactatttttcgatttagggatttAGGGATTTAGGGATTTAGGACGTTTATAAAACATTAAGGTTTAAGAGCAAATTGTTAAAGTCAAGtgaccccccccccctccctcTACAAACTAAACGGTTGTTTAAAGGGTGTTTAAAAaagggtttaaagtgctaatttaatctacggaaccctacactgcatGTGCCACGCATTTGACAGGtttttataatatctactaatattataaagctgaaaagtttgttatttattttgaacgcgctaatctcaggaactactggtccgatttcacaaattctttgagtgttagatagcccatttatcgaggaaagctatatgctattattatctccgtattcctacgggaacaggaaccacgcgggtgaaaccgcgcgacgtctacTACGttacatataaaatgtaatgtgtGTTATAGTCGGTGCGATCCCGCCGCTGATGGGCTGGGCGGGGTGCGCGGGCGAGTTGGGTGCGGGCGCGCTGGTGCTGAGCGCGCTGCTCTACAGCTGGCAGTTCCCGCACTTCAACGCGCTGTCGTGGAACCTGCGCCCCGACTACTCGCGCGCCGGCTACCGGATGATGGCCGTCACCGACCCGGGTACGTACAGTGCGCggcctatcatcatcatcattgtcatcgtcatcgtcgtcgtcgtcgtcgtcgtcgttgtcgtcgtcgtcgtcgtcgtcgtcgccgtcgtcgtcgtcgtcgtcgtcgccgcagtcatcgtcatcgtcatcatccactgctagacataggcctctttttaCATTACATTCGACATAGGACTTTCAAACAACGGCCTCGAgttgccagcatccagcggctccctgcaactcgctggatgtccttggtccacctagtgaggtgttctttttgttttttattctctacaagtttgcccttgactacaatttcacctcatggtaagttgTTATTAGACAGATGAAAGtccatcttaccggaacgctaaatcgcttggcggtaagtctttgtaactatgctacggccgaagcctcccaccagccagacctggatcaattaagaaaacctcactcgacccagccggagatcgaacccaggaccttgcagtgcaccacagaggccgtcGTTTACGtttaattttgactttatttGGCTAAGCAAAAAGAACAACACaggcggagaaggggagtgttaatcgaatgtcaaggaattccttagcCCTACTACCTTTGGttacaagtccaggactctgctcggttTTTCtatctaccacgcgatggacccggcacccacCCGCAGGGTGTATTCATggaatgataataatttgtctCTTGCTTGATTCTTTCAGCTCTGTGCAGGCGAGTGGCTCTCCGACACACGGGCATAATAACAGCGACGTGCCTCGCCTCGCCCTACCTCGAGGTTACCAACATGTGGTTCGCGATCGAATCATTAccacttaatatttattttatgtacttaggtaagtcaatatattttacttagctatagtccttttcatgaaagcagtcccccagacgcggcgctaatgtcttaatggcgcttattgtcatttggtaatggtgaTCTGTCTTActatcatttgtgtaaggcgctgtcaattttagtacaggttttagccgcggtacttctttcatgaaaaggactctacttGGGTATTATCATATGATTATTTTTGACTTTATTTCATTGTTAATAACTATTTGCCAACATGTTGTAATCTATAttttgtatactaatattatagaggacagatttgattgtttgtttgcattgaataggctctggaagtactgaaccgatttgataaattctttcactgttgggaagctactcTATCCCCGAGTCCTATATTTTGCAAGTGTAATTTCAGATACATTAGACTTAACTTCTAGGCCTCCGTCAATTATGATTACTATCAAAAAAATGTTATCTGGCCCATGCAATTAAtgatataaatgtaataaaaacgtTATCGCACTATTCAACTAACCTACTTGTTACTAAATTGTTGTCCAAAAATGATACAGGGTGCCTAGTGGGAgctttcaatgttttcatactgtgacgatcgcgtaaacgtaaacgcgaaagaaaaagaagaaaagaaattcgcgtttacgtttacgcgatcgtcacagtatgaaaacattgaaaactcccactaggcacgcAGTTCCAGAAGGGTAAAAAAACGTGTACAGGCAGTCCTACTTGTAACTCATGTCTtcttttaggcaagcgcgttaTAACTTGccattaggtgagatcgtggtcaagcgcgagctcaTTCCatatacatgatttttttttttttaaagaaaatttgccatatattttaaatatgaccaatattcccattcccctccaactagtcgggaaagaccgTATCAGGAGagtgtacgacaatagaccaacggggcgaccctcggtgatgagtccgatcgctcttaccgttgagctattgaggctcaactGAGGATTATTggttggattaaaaaaaataattaatcattgtCTCATTATTTCCTCAGCTTGGCAGTTCTACAAGAAATCGGACAGCGGCAGTTCAAGGAAGCTCTTCCGGTTCTCTCTAATACACTTGCCAGCGCTCATGTTTCTAATGctagtcaacaaaaaatactggACTTCGAGCGATACTCAGGAACAAAAGGACTCCAAACCACAGGATATAAAGCATCCAGAGACAAAGAGAATAACAGTCCTGCCTAGAGGACCTGTAGTAGCCGCCCAAGATTCTACGATTCACAAAtaatcaaagattttctactattagatatgttacataCGTacatcaccgcaaaaagtaatcagCATTTAGGCTACTCCACTGAATGCACACATGcagttttgtgtttacttatgttatatacgtatgtatataattatatatagtttttgcaCTTCCTAAACTtagaactcgacattgtagacaatatttaggtattatttgttaaaataactttcgttgtttacaatgatacaaaatgaaattaagacaattagccactttcgTCCGCTTCAGCTTTGACTttctagtgacatatctatagtacaaAATCTTTGCAAATAATACTACAGTAACAAATTATAgttaattttagtaggtattcctttttctgtaaataatgtacaataattttttttgtgatgtTATTTATAGAGTCTGTGTAAGATAAAATCGCGTTATcataaagattaataaaaataaattatttttttgatgcTAGATTAGTTCCTTATCTAAGGATAAAGGaataaaagaaatagacaaataataaaaaccttatatttattttgtttctcttggtataatttaaattacaatcaCTGTTGGAATTTCTGATGAATTGCCATTGTAgcattattgtataatattatgcatataaataaaatcaatttcaatttcTAATTAGTAGGCGTAGCATGCTTCAACAATATATATCGTGTTGAAAAGAtatattgtcaaccaatagcagcggaACCTAAAATATTGTTAGTTTTATTGGGACGAAAGAGTTTCATACCAAAGAGAGAGCAATATTCTCGAtttcgctattttttttttcattctttacaagttaacccttgactgcaatctcacctgatagtaagtgatgatgcaatctatgatggaagcgggctaacttgttaggagaaggatgaaaaatccacacccctttcggtttttacacgacatcatactggaatgctaaatcacttggcggtatgtctttgtcggtaggatggtaactatcCACAGCCGAAGCCAAATATGttcgctgctattggttgacaatatcTCTCGTCACAACATATATCGTTGACTCATGCTATGCAAGCAGTATTtgtcagtttttttattattataaaacctcACTTTGTATTGGGTTACAGTGGCAATTCATTCACGGTaaattacatacaaatacatacattcaGACCTGGTTTTGAACACGAGACACGATAGGCAGGCAACCGGTGGCTAACTAATACAACGTGTAACTGTAACATGATTAGCTCACTGCAACAACTTGGGACAATCAACATCCGCTATTTGTGTAACTTTTATTATCTTACGAATGGCTTATTtcctgaaaataaaaacaaaaatagattaaaagaatattttactacacataagaaaaaatacattgCGACCCTGCACTAAATTCAacttcaaaattcattcatttcaagtaggctcagtttacaagcacttttgaaacgtcagttgactatttataaagatcTACCACCGGTGCAGAAGGCAGGTTCCACTGAGAAGAACAGGCAAGAAAGTTTGATAATTGTAAGAAAGCGCTGTgctggtcgatcccccaccaagTGGGTTGACGATATCAAGCAAGTCGTAGAGATTCGGTATAAGCaagcggctcagaatcgtgatgtttggaagtccctacaaaatgcctatgtccagcagtggacgtccatcggctgatatgatgatgatcagaaaaaaaatatttaattctaattctgagaggagttctttatatataaataaataaataaataactcacTTGGACTTTTTGGCGGAGCGGTCGCGATCCCGGCTCTCGTCGCGCGATCGCTTCTGCGACTTGTGGTCGGAGTGTTTCTTGTGCTCGCCGTTG is part of the Bicyclus anynana chromosome 5, ilBicAnyn1.1, whole genome shotgun sequence genome and harbors:
- the LOC112048442 gene encoding protoheme IX farnesyltransferase, mitochondrial; amino-acid sequence: MSYLKVLHCTLCIKQGALNLSNKSVLLKIGNKPALHHLIKISTSCHLNANPPLTSQSTTAKAKNKKVPEDTRIWKETPTQDVKNNLVQYSMMLSKFRLTSLVVMTSMAGYALAPAPFDLTTFAICSVGTGLVSSAANSINQFHEMPFDAQMSRTKNRVLVKGLLEPSHAIGFAAATSVTGLSMLYFGVNPLTAALGAGNLILYTSIYTPLKRLSIVNTWLGSIVGAIPPLMGWAGCAGELGAGALVLSALLYSWQFPHFNALSWNLRPDYSRAGYRMMAVTDPALCRRVALRHTGIITATCLASPYLEVTNMWFAIESLPLNIYFMYLAWQFYKKSDSGSSRKLFRFSLIHLPALMFLMLVNKKYWTSSDTQEQKDSKPQDIKHPETKRITVLPRGPVVAAQDSTIHK